Below is a genomic region from Bacillus carboniphilus.
AAAACAAATTAGAAATGAGTCCTGTAGAATATCGTGAACAAAAAGCAGCTTAATATTAAATAAGTGTGCGGATTTTGGTGTGTCCACTTGACAGGGTCACGAACAACATCTGATATCGCACATTTACGAAAATTCGCACGTGTTTTCAAATTTTCGCACAATAATTCCGAATTTCGTACGTAAACGACCGTCGTCACCCTTTATTACCCCCTTTTCAAGTGATTCCAAACCATCTGACAACCCTAAAAAAGGGATTCTTCGAAAAAAATCCTCAAAAGTACCATTACCTTTAAAAAAGCAAAAAATATCTCCCTTTTTGGTTTAAAAGGTGCCTGCCTCCGAATTCTTTAATACGTCGATTTTTGGGAAGGCAGGCACCCCAACAATAAAATAAAAAGATGTTTTCCGAAAAAACTCTCACGAAAAACACCTTTTCATATTAAAAACAATTCACCTAATGAAACAAACCAATGGTTACCTCTTCTTAGCTGCCTTAATACCCGCAACAGTAAACACATCATTTAAACTAATGATTCTTGAAAACTTCAGATTACTAAAAACACAACTAAAACAAATGAAATAATAAAAGATAATAGCAAAGAACCACCAAAAATCTTACCCATATTTCCTTTTCTTAAATCTTCGTCACTGAAACCATTCTCCGTCATCCATGATTTCGCAAATAACACTGAATACCATACGCCACCAATTAAAAAAGCTGATAAGGCGGCTACTATAACGGCCAAATAGTTAATTGACTCTAATGATTCCTGAAAATCCATCCATTTCTCCCCCTTTTTCATTTTTTATTATAGAGAGTCTAGAAAACCTAGTATTGTAAAAAATGGACATCTTTTTTATAAAAAGTTACTTGATTCAATAGCTCTTTGTTTATATTCTAACGGAGTCATGCCAGAGAAACGTTTAAATTCTTTGTTAAAATGGGATTGATCGTAATATCCAAGTGTGGAAATGATATCAGCAACTTCCTCTTCCGACTGTGAATGTAGGTACGAGAAGGCTTTTTCAAAACGAAAGATCTGGGATAATAACTTCGGAGTAATGCCAGTGTGATCTTTAAATAAACGGTTTAAATGTCTTTGTGTAAAACCAATGGACGCTGCTAGTTTAGGGATAGATTGTTGTGGGTTCATTCTAATTTGCTCTACTATGTTCGCTAAAACTTGATGGTGGCTTGTTTTTCTTTCGGTTATTTTCCTCAGTAACAACTGATCCAAAGCGATATAGGTGTTCTTCTGCCCTTTTAACATACAAAGTGTTTCAAAAATCTCTTCATAGAACACGTCCCAAACAGCGTATAAATTCTCCACCTGATTTACAGTTTCTTGAATAGGAACATGGAGAAACGGAAAAATCCCGTGTGGGTAAAAACGAATTCCAATCAAATTCGATTTCCCATTGTAGTGAATTTCTAGCGGTTCATGGTGGATGCCTGACAGCCATGCGTGCTTCATTTTATGGGTTCGCCGGTTAACCACTTGATAATTTCCTTCCAGTGCGAAAATCATTTCAATTTTTCCGTTAGGCAAGATCACTTCATTCTTTGGCTTTGCCCCCGTATCTAATTGCACGTTCCAATAACATTCAATCCATGGTCTTAATAGTTTAGTAGGTTGGACAATTTCAAATTTCATACATTACCACCATTCGCAACTTTTACTGAGCTTATTCATATTCTACCATTTCACCCCAAAGAAAAAAATAAAAGCACAAACAGGCGTTCGTAAAAAATTGCCTTTTTCTCACAAACTAAACTCAGTATTTGGAACCTAAAACGGCATTTTAGCCATTTGTCTGAACTCGCACATCCAACTAAGGTTTTCGCACAGTTATTTAAGATTTTGCACGTTTTTTGAAATTTTCCCACAATAATCACGGATTTCGCACGTTAACGACAATCCACACACTAAATCACCCTATTTTCACCTTAGTTCAACCCACCAACCTATAAAAAAAAAGATGTTTCCCGAAAAAAACACCATCGAAAAACACCTTTTTGTTTTAAAATTTGTCAATAGAATTGATTTACTGCATAACACTCCGTAACCGACTCCTCGCTCCTTACCTCAACCCACGCCCACTATTCGCCTGAACCATCTCAATATCAATTCCCTTATCAAACCGTTTCGCCGCCAATTGGATGGTGATAACTGCCGTCCCGATGGACACAACCACCAATCCGACAACCCCAATCAATACGGCAAAAGCAGGTGACGTGGTTTTCATCTCCACAATAAAGGTACCGATATTCATCATAAACCCGATGAATCCACCCATTGATTGTTGCCCTAAGAAAAAATCACGTAAGCTTGCCGGTAACACAATGAATGCAAGACTGATCAACGACACGAATAAATAAACGTACGATAAAATGAGAAGGACCAATGATGGTGCAAATGTTAATCGACTTTGTGGATTTGCTGGATTATATTTTGCACCAATCGTCCCCATCCATAAACCAATTCCGCTAACACCAATGGAAGCAAGAGCTGTTAACACCAATCCACCAACAATATATAGAACCGACCAGCCTAGCAAGATCCCGATAATCATTTGAATAAAGGAAAGAATCACCCAAGACAATAGCCAGCTAATCCATAGCTTACCGATGGCGATTTGCCTTCCTGTTAACGGGAGAATTTGCAATAGCCACATCGATTTCGCTTCTCTTGCAACTGCTGCGGCTGCCATAGGTCCATTGAAGTTTGCATAAATAAACAAGAAAATAAGCTGTGCAATGATCCACGTTTCCTGTTCATATTCTAAAAGAGTGCTCAAGTCTGCCCCGCTGCTGATAAATCCAAAGACACCGAATATGATGAAAAAGCCAATCGGCATAAACACCATCCATTCTCTCAAATCTCTTTGGATGGCACGCCATTCTTTGATTCCTACAGACACAACAGGGTGTCTGACTGACCCACTACTTTTCAGATTTTGTTTCTTCTTTTTCTTCCTTCCGCTTCCCTCACTTAAACGAATCCAGCCTGTTCGAAAGCCTCTTTCTACAAGGGTTGACGCAAGGACAGCAAGAAATAATGCAACAAGTGCACTCAATACAGTCGGTAGGATAAATCCCGTTCCCCCAACTAATACTGAGGTAATGGCATCTCCTCCCCAGCTTAATGGTACCCAGCTAGGAAAACTAGGGAGCTGCCTCACCATGTCTTGATTCATAGAATCCCTTAAAAATAGATTGGGAACCTGAAAAAGGAAATAAATCAGGAGTCCGGTCAAAGCACTCATGACCGTCATCAATTCATTGGCACGCTTTGGTGGCAACACCTGAATTAAACCGAGGTTTAGTAAATAGGCCAATGACATTCCGATCACGACGTTACTAAACAAAATAACCACTACGACAGGGTAGTAAGTAATGCTTGCTCCTGTTCGAATACCGAAAATGAAGGCAGGAATCATCGTAATTGCAAACACAATCAAAGGAATCCCAATAAAACTTTGAATATACTTAGCCCAGAAGATTTTTCTTGTCGGAATAGGAAGTGTAAACAGAAACGACAAATCCCCTTCTGAATACAAGTTTTTAAAAACCTGTGGAACTCCAATTAACAAAATCATCCCAATGGACATTAAGAATATGTACGGAAATAATACTTCAATAATTGGGATCGGAATGCTGTCCGCAATATCCCAAACCAGCTTAGAGAGTAAAAGTGCCAGTATCCCAATGACAATAAGGGAAAAGATAAGCCCCGCCTGCCCCTTCATCCCTTTTGCTTTCATCCCGTTAAAAAACATTTTCCACTGCGTTTTTAGGAGCTTTCCCGTCATATTACTCACCTTTATCATCCTTCGAAAGCTCGCTAATGATATCTTGAGCTTCTTCCCCACCTGTTAGCTCAAGGAAAATATCCTCTAGACTTGCCTGGCTACTTCTCTCACGCAATTCATCCATCGTCCCAAGAGCAATCAAATCTCCATTTAAAATAATGCCAACTCGATCACACATTTGCTCGGCAATTTCGAGAATATGTGTGGTCAGGAAAACAGTCGTCCCTCTATCACATAAATGACGAAGGTGATTCTTCAACGTCTTCGCACTCTTCGGGTCTAACCCAACTGTCGGCTCGTCCAGAAAAACAACTTCCGGCTCATGAATCAAGGCACCACATAAAGCCATTTTCTGTTTCATCCCATGAGAATATCCCTCTATTAAATCATGAGCGCTTCCTTGCAAACTAAACAATGACAATAATTCATTGGCTCGTTTTGTAAATACGTCTTCTGGAACGTGAAACACTGACGCCATAAACTGTAAAAACTCCCACCCCGTCAGTTTCGGGTAAAGATTCGGTTGATCCGGAACAAACGCAATCTTCCTTTTCGCTTCAATCGGAGACTTCCAAATGTTCACTCCTCCGATTTCAACTGTTCCACTCGTCGGTTCTAAAAGTCCAATTAACATTTTGATTGTGGTTGTTTTCCCAGCACCATTTGGACCTAAAAAGGCAAACAGCTCTCCTTTCGACACTGATAGATTTAGATTTTTAACAGCTTGATAGCTTCCATATTTTTTAGATAAATTCTTTATTTCAATAGACATAGAATCCCCCTATATTTTTGCCTAGTATCTATTTACGATTGAGTGATGAAAAAGTTTTGGATAACTGGAGATTCCTATTATGAGTATTTTTAAGTCATTCTCTTTCTTCATCAACAAATTCTTTAAAATTCGATGGTATGTAATCATTATTATTTTTTTTAAGTTCAACAAGATCAATTACAATCCTTAGGAGCCTTTCTGCTTTTTTTGACCGTATTCCTTGGACACGAACTGCAAAGTAATACTTATCGATTGTCTCCTGAATAATTAAATCTAGTTCTTTAGACACAGGCGGCAACTCCTTCTCCACTAATAAAAAAAACCTATGAACAATAGTAACCTTGTCCAAAGGGAACTTCAATTACAATTTAATCAACCAAATGAGCATATATGAATCAGGGATTATTGTTAAATCTAAGACATTTATGACTCTTATACTACCAATCAGTTGATCCGGGAATCCCCATAAAGTGACTTCGACCCCAAAGCTATTTAATATAGTGGACAATAATCAGCAATAAGTTTGAAATAGATAATATTTTCCTTCTTAATTCAATAACCTCATGCATATTCAACCACCTAAATAGTTTATATCACAGTTTCTCCCGAAAACATCAGCATTTATTACTCAAAATCGTAATTTAGTTCTTTAGTATGGTTCTTACGCTTTTGTGAATCTTCAATTAAAAAATGGAAATCTTATAACAGGAATATAAACGATAAAGGAAGGGTAAACATGTGGGGTACGAATAGTAGGAAGTTAGACACCATATTAGTTTTGGGCTTATTTAGCACAGTTTTAACAAGTATTTACAGCTTAGTGATCATGTATCAAAACAATAAAATCAATAGGAAGTTCTTTTAAGTTAAGAAAGAAAGCCCCTTAGATTGAGAAGGGGCTTTTCTAAAACCAATAGCTCAAATATTTTCCGTATATAACATGACATGTCACGTGACACCCGTAACTACCAATATGACAACACCGCCAGTTACATTATATATAGATGGTGCTTGTAAAAATCCTACACGCACCTAAAATTCGGAGGTGTTGTTAATGAAACAACGTATTGGAGCTTGGTGTTCCATTTTATCAGCTGTTTTAGTGGTGGGAACTATGGTAGGAATGCAAACTTTTACGATGAACGGAGTAACGGGTGCGGATGTGTATGAAAAAACCGTAAATTCCATGTCCCTTCATCCCGTTGCAAACTGGTTATTCGTACTCATTGGATTAGCTGGGATTATTTTATTGTACTGGACGTTTGAAGCTGTAGACGAAAGAATCCGTTCTGCTCAACCAAACGTGAGCCGCACTGGAATTCACTTTGCCAATATCCACTTACTCTTGTATGCACTGTTCTTGTTTTTACCGGTGGGCATCCTTCACGACCTAGCGAATGGCGACTTAACCACAGCAGAAGCATTACCGAAAGCGCAAGTCATTTTAGAATTATCCCTAGTCTTTTCCGCTTTATCTTCTATATTTTTCAGCCTCTTTCTGTTCCAGGTTGGATGGGCGATTATAAAAACAAACGTATTATCCAAGGGATTCGGCTACTTCACACTTCTCACCGGAATCATTGTCCTTGCATCTGGGGCCTATGAAGCGCTATATGGCCGAGGCGCATTACCTGGCATTTTTCTAAGTATTTTCACTTTCTTATTTGGATTTGTGGTTTGGAAAATTTGGCTTGGAGTTGAAATGTTAAGAAAACCTGTGGCTCAGTTAGAGGAGAAAAGTAGGAATCTCGCCAGTTAATAGAGAATCCTTAAGAAACAGAACCAAAAGGGAGAGGTCAGGATGTTCATTTCAAGATGCCTATGTATTATCATTTTAATGTTTTTTGCCCTTCTTCCTTTTCAATCCGTTTCCGCTGAAGAATCGGAAC
It encodes:
- a CDS encoding DUF1761 domain-containing protein, whose amino-acid sequence is MDFQESLESINYLAVIVAALSAFLIGGVWYSVLFAKSWMTENGFSDEDLRKGNMGKIFGGSLLLSFIISFVLVVFLVI
- a CDS encoding helix-turn-helix domain-containing protein; amino-acid sequence: MKFEIVQPTKLLRPWIECYWNVQLDTGAKPKNEVILPNGKIEMIFALEGNYQVVNRRTHKMKHAWLSGIHHEPLEIHYNGKSNLIGIRFYPHGIFPFLHVPIQETVNQVENLYAVWDVFYEEIFETLCMLKGQKNTYIALDQLLLRKITERKTSHHQVLANIVEQIRMNPQQSIPKLAASIGFTQRHLNRLFKDHTGITPKLLSQIFRFEKAFSYLHSQSEEEVADIISTLGYYDQSHFNKEFKRFSGMTPLEYKQRAIESSNFL
- a CDS encoding putative ABC transporter permease subunit is translated as MTGKLLKTQWKMFFNGMKAKGMKGQAGLIFSLIVIGILALLLSKLVWDIADSIPIPIIEVLFPYIFLMSIGMILLIGVPQVFKNLYSEGDLSFLFTLPIPTRKIFWAKYIQSFIGIPLIVFAITMIPAFIFGIRTGASITYYPVVVVILFSNVVIGMSLAYLLNLGLIQVLPPKRANELMTVMSALTGLLIYFLFQVPNLFLRDSMNQDMVRQLPSFPSWVPLSWGGDAITSVLVGGTGFILPTVLSALVALFLAVLASTLVERGFRTGWIRLSEGSGRKKKKKQNLKSSGSVRHPVVSVGIKEWRAIQRDLREWMVFMPIGFFIIFGVFGFISSGADLSTLLEYEQETWIIAQLIFLFIYANFNGPMAAAAVAREAKSMWLLQILPLTGRQIAIGKLWISWLLSWVILSFIQMIIGILLGWSVLYIVGGLVLTALASIGVSGIGLWMGTIGAKYNPANPQSRLTFAPSLVLLILSYVYLFVSLISLAFIVLPASLRDFFLGQQSMGGFIGFMMNIGTFIVEMKTTSPAFAVLIGVVGLVVVSIGTAVITIQLAAKRFDKGIDIEMVQANSGRGLR
- a CDS encoding ABC transporter ATP-binding protein, encoding MSIEIKNLSKKYGSYQAVKNLNLSVSKGELFAFLGPNGAGKTTTIKMLIGLLEPTSGTVEIGGVNIWKSPIEAKRKIAFVPDQPNLYPKLTGWEFLQFMASVFHVPEDVFTKRANELLSLFSLQGSAHDLIEGYSHGMKQKMALCGALIHEPEVVFLDEPTVGLDPKSAKTLKNHLRHLCDRGTTVFLTTHILEIAEQMCDRVGIILNGDLIALGTMDELRERSSQASLEDIFLELTGGEEAQDIISELSKDDKGE